A stretch of Triticum aestivum cultivar Chinese Spring chromosome 1D, IWGSC CS RefSeq v2.1, whole genome shotgun sequence DNA encodes these proteins:
- the LOC123180919 gene encoding inactive protein RESTRICTED TEV MOVEMENT 2, with protein MAATAAIAGRAYEDFVPPHNMVTEPATHTLSVDLTAAGYKKEHIRVQLVRSHGLVVVRGERAVAGNRWSRFRLEFGVPGGCDLKGIHARFEGGVVRVTMPGLRTAAVGDVSGKQVPPAAKADASGVRAGDKEDENVQKQPAEERGADEVKDSGRLDQGQGTPADGVRGVESPATASGRGYSYLPERRKLVTTVVGAVLVLFSLGIYVRYSFGP; from the exons ATGGCCGCCACCGCTGCCATCGCCGGCCGCGCGTACGAGGACTTCGTGCCGCCGCACAACATGGTCACCGAGCCGGCGACCCACACCCTCTCCGTCGATCTCACCGCCGCAG GGTACAAGAAGGAGCACATCAGGGTGCAGCTGGTCCGCAGCCACGGGCTAGTGGTTGTGCGCGGCGAGCGCGCCGTCGCGGGCAACCGCTGGAGCCGCTTCCGCCTGGAGTTCGGCGTGCCCGGCGGCTGCGACCTCAAGGGCATCCACGCGAGGTTCGAGGGCGGCGTCGTGCGGGTCACCATGCCCGGGCTAAGGACCGCCGCGGTCGGCGACGTCTCCGGCAAGCAGGTGCCCCCGGCGGCCAAGGCTGATGCTTCCGGCGTTCGAGCAGGAGATAAGGAAGATGAGAACGTGCAGAAACAGCCGGCGGAGGAGCGCGGGGCCGACGAGGTGAAAGATAGTGGCCGCCTTGATCAAGGACAAGGTACCCCTGCCGACGGCGTCCGGGGAGTGGAGTCGCCGGCGACGGCGTCAGGCCGCGGATACAGCTACCTCCCTGAACGGAGAAAGCTTGTGACCACCGTGGTTGGCGCGGTGCTCGTCCTGTTTAGCCTTGGCATCTACGTCAGGTACAGCTTCGGCCCATGA